GGTGGCGCCTTCCCCCCCACCCTGACCCTCCCCCGCAAGGGGGGAGGGAACGTTGGGCGCTGGCGGTGGAGCCGCCCGCGACAGCTTTGCGCACTGCCGTTCCGTTACCTGCGCCCTCTTCGTCTGACGCTTCGGACTCTGGAGGTATCCGCATGCCGTTTCGCGCGTTGCTGGACATCCTCTTCCCCCCCCTTTGTCACCTGTGCAAGGCCTTCATTCAGCACGCAGGGGACCTCCACATCTGCGCCGACTGTCTCGGCAAAATCTCCTTCATCACCGAGCGCTTCTGCCCTGTCTGCGGTATTCCCTTCACATCCCCCCTCGACGACAGCCACCTCTGCGGTCCATGCCTCCTCCATGCGCCCCCCTTCGACTCCTGCCGCTCGGCCACACTCTACGAGGGGCCGGTGCGCGACCTGGTTCACAGGCTGAAGTACGACGGGAAGGTCCATCTTGCGCTTCCGCTGGGACTTCTCATGGTGCACGCACTGGAGCCGCTGAGGGCGCAGGTCGGGCCGGAGCTCATCGTTCCGGTCCCGCTGCACCGCAGGAGGCTTCGGCAGCGTGGTTACAACCAGTCGCAATTGATAGCGGAAGAAGTGGGAAAGAGGTGGAAGGTGCCGGTAAGCGTGGGGAACCTGCGACGGGTGCGCTGGACAGAGCCGCAGACTTCCCTTCCGGCGGCGGAACGGAAGGTTAATGTGCGCGGGGCTTTCGAGGTGAGATATGCGGAGCGCCTGGAAGGAAAGCGGGTGCTCCTGG
The DNA window shown above is from Geomonas sp. RF6 and carries:
- a CDS encoding ComF family protein, with translation MPFRALLDILFPPLCHLCKAFIQHAGDLHICADCLGKISFITERFCPVCGIPFTSPLDDSHLCGPCLLHAPPFDSCRSATLYEGPVRDLVHRLKYDGKVHLALPLGLLMVHALEPLRAQVGPELIVPVPLHRRRLRQRGYNQSQLIAEEVGKRWKVPVSVGNLRRVRWTEPQTSLPAAERKVNVRGAFEVRYAERLEGKRVLLVDDVLTTGSTVRACAAALKGARAASVCVATVARGVPS